Genomic DNA from Candidatus Acidiferrales bacterium:
GCGCCTCTGCACCTCAGAGGCTACATGAGCCGAAACTTCAAATACAAATGATCGCGACATCGCCTCGGCTGAAGCCGAGTATGACGCAACCATTCTCACGTCAGGCATGAACCAGGAAGGAGGGCGTCTGCTCCAACAGATGTTGGGAAGCAAAGTCTTCGCCTATCCCAAACCTCTCTCTCTAATCCGGTCGCTTGTGCGCGCCACTACTCGCGGAACTGATATTGTCATGGACTCATTTGCGGGTACAGGCACGACCGGCCACGCCGTTCTAGACCTGAATAATGAAGATGAGCATAACCGCCGCTTTATCTTAGTCGAAATGGAGCCGGACATAGCTCGCAATATTACCGCCGAGCGGCTGAGGCGAGTGATTGAGGGCTACACTTGGAAAGACACGCGCGGC
This window encodes:
- a CDS encoding DNA methyltransferase; the encoded protein is MNQEGGRLLQQMLGSKVFAYPKPLSLIRSLVRATTRGTDIVMDSFAGTGTTGHAVLDLNNEDEHNRRFILVEMEPDIARNITAERLRRVIEGYTWKDTRGNQKREEALGGGFRYCTLGPTLFDAEGHIRAEVSFDDLARHVFFVETGEPLPTRNGKRRSPRLGVVNGLAVYLLYNGVLKDKSLDGGN